The following coding sequences are from one Nicotiana tomentosiformis chromosome 3, ASM39032v3, whole genome shotgun sequence window:
- the LOC138908551 gene encoding uncharacterized protein: protein MAPYEALYGRKCRSLIGWFEVGEAELLGPNLVQQAMKKLKLIRDRLHTAQSRQKSYADVRRRDLEFDVEDWVFLQVSPMKGVMRFGKKGKLSPRYVGPYKIIRRISRVAYELELPLELEAVHPVFHISMLQKCIGDPSRITPIEDIHIAEDLSYAEVPVVILDRQVRKLRTKEVASVKVLWQNNNIEEMTWEAEEEMRKKYPPPIYDLR from the coding sequence atggctccttacgaaGCACTATACGGGCGGAAGTGTAGGTCGCTGATCGGTTGGTTCGAGGTCGGGGAAGCAGAGTTGCTAGGTCCTAACTTAGTCCAGCAAGCAATGAAAAAGCTAAAACTTATTAGAGACCGGCTACATACAGCACAAAGTCGGCAAAAGTCTTATGCAGATGttcgacgacgagacttagagtttgatgtagaagattgggttttcctgcaagtatcgcctatgaagggcgtcatgcgatttggaaagaaggggaaGCTCAGCCCCAGGTATGTTGGACCATATAAGATTATTCGGAGGATTAGTAGGGTGGCGTACGAGCTTGAATTGCCTTTAGAATTGGAAGCAGTCCATCCTGTGTTTCATATATCTATGTTGCAGAAGTGCATTGGAGATCCTTCACGTATTACGCCCATTGAGGATATTCACATTGCTGAAGACTTATCTTATGCAGAGGTACCAGTagttattttagatcggcaggtaaggaagcttcgaactaaagaagtggcttccgtgaaagtgttatggcaaaataACAATATCGAGGAAATGACCTGGGAAGCTGAGGAGGAAATGAGGAAGAAGTACCCCCCACCTATTTACGACTTAAGGTGA